In a genomic window of Brassica rapa cultivar Chiifu-401-42 chromosome A10, CAAS_Brap_v3.01, whole genome shotgun sequence:
- the LOC103845422 gene encoding probable RNA-dependent RNA polymerase 3 isoform X2, whose protein sequence is MLTCSSYLTGSDQASLHSEISLSSSVENLLKRIYSKHNHPQIKAETRRRLSSVSQELASETLRKVFNASCVKRTLDGFINYLLDQAVSSVYISPRRCSGGSPVLSPRTPGKKSCRLFHDMSLLDSEVPSPKSLKLEVHGGSQLLALGELEFKKAFLLLSYIPGQSLGQVTTAEKIRQWNNLPMVEYEAAVWNHLGRFHCSPKDRRVPLEWDNGNTRYYQCLVTPDGSYRFKGPLVEKSGTHLHNVLGDENVLTVKFADVPGQETYCNDIYSAYIEIAKNGIRVGLRRYQFFVFKDGGKEEKKKDFSTKGVKCYFIRTGSTASYDMRNPYIFSGKSIHEARMHFMHVHTLPTLAKYMARFSLILSKTRKLEVDMSGITLQQIDDIHCHDQDRNDVLDKNGKPCIHSDGTGYISEDLARMCPTDLFKGKRIRSVNNKQASNVKEPPLLIQFRMFHSGYAVKGTFLLNKKLPPRTVQVRPSMVKVSKDPALSEFSTTFNSLEVVTTSNPPRRTKLSRNLVALLSYGGVPNDFFLDILHNTLEESKTVFENVHAAMKAAYNYGEMDEFNALRMIMLGMPLDEPHLKDQLSILLKTQRNDLKAGKLHVTESYYLMGTVDPTGKLKQNEVCVILESGQISGDVLVYRNPGLHFGDIHVLKATYVKALEEYVGNSKYGVFFPQIGPRSLGDEIAGGDFDGDMYFVSRNPKLLEHFKPSEPWVSSSPPSRIYAGTAPSELTPEMLEEKLFRIFLEARFNSSNVVGAAADSWLTIMDRYLTLGDERAKEKAGRKRQILKAIDVYYDALDAPKNGAKVYLPLDLRFESFPHYMEYKHKKSFNSTSILGLIYDTVVSQNEEEPPPCEIKKLPCFEDELVPESHMEKWGGWYENYKDEMEQAMKTDENNKKELASEVIKKYKQDLDWY, encoded by the exons atgttaacttGTTCGTCCTATCTTACAGGCAGCGACCAAGCTTCTCTGCACTCAGAGATCTCTCTTTCTAGTAGCGTCGAAAACCTTCTCAAACGAATCTACAGTAAACACAATCATCCTCAGATAAAGGCGGAGACAAGACGGAGACTTTCTTCTGTTTCCCAGGAACTCGCTTCGGAAACACTCAGAAAAGTTTTCAACGCGAGCTGTGTTAAAAGAACCCTTGATGGGTTCATCAACTATCTTCTTGACCAAGCAGTTTCTTCTGTTTATATCTCTCCAAGGCGGTGCTCCGGCGGGTCTCCGGTCCTTTCTCCCAGAACTCCTGGGAAAAAAAGTTGCAGGCTTTTCCATG ATATGTCTCTTCTTGATTCTGAAGTTCCTTCGCCTAAGTCTTTGAAACTAGAAGTCCACGGAGGTTCTCAGCTCTTAGCTTTGGGTGAACTTGAGTTTAAAAAGGCGTTTTTGTTGCTTTCCTATATTCCAGG GCAATCTTTGGGCCAAGTTACAACTGCTGAGAAGATCAGACAATGGAATAATTTGCCTATGGTTGAATACGAAGCTGCAGTCTGGAACCATTTGGGTCGGTTTCATTGTTCCCCAAAAGACCGAAGAGTT CCGCTTGAATGGGATAACGGGAATACTCGTTATTACCAGTGTCTTGTTACTCCCGACGGTAGCTACAGATTCAAG GGCCCTCTTGTGGAGAAATCTGGAACACACCTGCACAATGTTTTGGGTGATGAAAATGTTTTAACTGTCAAATTCGCGGACGTGCCAGGCCAGGAAACCTATTGTAATGACATCTACTCTGCATATATAGAAATTGCCAAGAATGGTATCAGGGTTGGTTTACGCCGTTATCAGTTTTTTG TTTTCAAAGATGGaggaaaagaagagaagaagaaagattttTCTACCAAGGGAGTGAAGTGTTACTTTATACGCACAGGCTCTACAGCTTCCTATGATATGAGGAACCCCTATATCTTCTCTGGGAAGTCAATTCATGAAGCCCGTATGCATTTTATGCACGTCCATACATTGCCGACTTTGGCCAAATATATGGCAAG GTTTTCCTTAATTCTGTCAAAGACTAGGAAGCTTGAAGTTGACATGAGTGGGATTACATTACAGCAAATTGATGACATACACTGCCAT GATCAAGATAGGAATGATGTTCTTGATAAGAATGGAAAACCTTGTATACATTCAGATGGAACTGGCTACATCTCTGAGGACCTCGCTCGGATGTGTCCAACAGATCTTTTTAAAGGAAAACGCATCAGAAGTGTTAATAATAAGCAG GCAAGCAATGTTAAAGAACCG CCTCTGCTGATCCAGTTTCGGATGTTTCACTCTGGCTATGCTGTTAAGGGGACTTTTCTCTTGAACAAAAAA CTTCCTCCTCggacagtccaggttcgtccTTCTATGGTCAAGGTGTCCAAAGATCCAGCCTTGTCTGAGTTCAGCACCACCTTTAACTCCCTGGAGGTTGTCACCACAAG TAATCCACCAAGAAGAACGAAGCTATCGAGGAACTTGGTCGCGCTTCTGAGCTATGGAGGAGTTCCTAATGACTTCTTTTTGGATATATTGCACAACACGTTGGAAGAGTCGAAAACAGTATTTGAAAACGTACATGCTGCGATGAAAG CTGCTTATAATTATGGGGAAATGGACGAGTTTAATGCATTAAGAATGATCATGCTGGGTATGCCACTTGATGAACCACACCTGAAGGATCAACTGTCTATTCTTCTAAAGACACAGAGGAATGATCTCAAAGCAGGAAAGCTTCATGTTACCGAGTCATACTATCTCATGGGCACAGTTGATCCCACCGGAAAGCTCAAGCAAAACGAAGTCTGCGTCATCCT CGAGTCTGGACAAATATCTGGGGATGTGCTAGTTTACAGGAACCCTGGACTACATTTTGGAGACATACATGTACTTAAGGCTACATATGTTAAGGCCTTGGAAGAGTATGTAGGAAACTCCAAGTATGGTGTGTTCTTCCCTCAGATAGGTCCAAGATCTTTGGGTGATGAGATTGCAGGTGGTGACTTTGATGGTGATATGTATTTCGTTTCCAGAAACCCCAAG CTACTCGAACACTTCAAGCCAAGTGAACCATGGGTTAGCTCTTCTCCTCCTAGTAGAATTTATGCTGGTACAGCGCCAAGTGAACTTACACCAGAAATGCTGGAAGAGAAGCTTTTCAGAATATTTTTGGAGGCAAGATTTAATTCCAG CAACGTTGTAGGGGCAGCTGCTGATAGTTGGCTAACAATAATGGACCGTTACCTCACGTTAGGAGATGAGAGAGCTAAGGAAAAAGCTGGGAGGAAGAGACAAATTCTCAAGGCTATTGATGTATACTATGATGCTCTTGATGCACCGAAAAACGGGGCTAAGGTCTATCTCCCATTAGACTTAAGGTTCGAGAGTTTTCCACATTACATGGAGTATAAGCATAAGAAAAGTTTCAACTCCACTTCTATTCTTGGATTAATCTATGACACCGTCGTATCTCAGAATGAAGAGGAACCCCCTCCATGTG AAATCAAGAAACTACCGTGTTTTGAAGATGAGCTGGTCCCTGAGTCTCACATGGAGAAATGGGGAGGCTGGTACGAGAACTATAAAGATGAAATGGAACAAGCGATGAAAACAGATGAGAATAATAAAAAGGAATTAGCCAGTGAAGTCATCAAGAAGTACAAGCAG GACCTGGATTGGTATTGA
- the LOC103845422 gene encoding probable RNA-dependent RNA polymerase 3 isoform X1 has translation MLTCSSYLTGSDQASLHSEISLSSSVENLLKRIYSKHNHPQIKAETRRRLSSVSQELASETLRKVFNASCVKRTLDGFINYLLDQAVSSVYISPRRCSGGSPVLSPRTPGKKSCRLFHDMSLLDSEVPSPKSLKLEVHGGSQLLALGELEFKKAFLLLSYIPGQSLGQVTTAEKIRQWNNLPMVEYEAAVWNHLGRFHCSPKDRRVPLEWDNGNTRYYQCLVTPDGSYRFKGPLVEKSGTHLHNVLGDENVLTVKFADVPGQETYCNDIYSAYIEIAKNGIRVGLRRYQFFVFKDGGKEEKKKDFSTKGVKCYFIRTGSTASYDMRNPYIFSGKSIHEARMHFMHVHTLPTLAKYMARFSLILSKTRKLEVDMSGITLQQIDDIHCHDQDRNDVLDKNGKPCIHSDGTGYISEDLARMCPTDLFKGKRIRSVNNKQASNVKEPPLLIQFRMFHSGYAVKGTFLLNKKLPPRTVQVRPSMVKVSKDPALSEFSTTFNSLEVVTTSNPPRRTKLSRNLVALLSYGGVPNDFFLDILHNTLEESKTVFENVHAAMKAAYNYGEMDEFNALRMIMLGMPLDEPHLKDQLSILLKTQRNDLKAGKLHVTESYYLMGTVDPTGKLKQNEVCVILESGQISGDVLVYRNPGLHFGDIHVLKATYVKALEEYVGNSKYGVFFPQIGPRSLGDEIAGGDFDGDMYFVSRNPKLLEHFKPSEPWVSSSPPSRIYAGTAPSELTPEMLEEKLFRIFLEARFNSSNVVGAAADSWLTIMDRYLTLGDERAKEKAGRKRQILKAIDVYYDALDAPKNGAKVYLPLDLRFESFPHYMEYKHKKSFNSTSILGLIYDTVVSQNEEEPPPCEIKKLPCFEDELVPESHMEKWGGWYENYKDEMEQAMKTDENNKKELASEVIKKYKQEFYGGAEFKDIKRNLDAFYPQALALYNIVYDYAILKNNVRYCGFVWRVAGRVLCDFYLEKKVDGEGEESFSAAGSVVKKLYG, from the exons atgttaacttGTTCGTCCTATCTTACAGGCAGCGACCAAGCTTCTCTGCACTCAGAGATCTCTCTTTCTAGTAGCGTCGAAAACCTTCTCAAACGAATCTACAGTAAACACAATCATCCTCAGATAAAGGCGGAGACAAGACGGAGACTTTCTTCTGTTTCCCAGGAACTCGCTTCGGAAACACTCAGAAAAGTTTTCAACGCGAGCTGTGTTAAAAGAACCCTTGATGGGTTCATCAACTATCTTCTTGACCAAGCAGTTTCTTCTGTTTATATCTCTCCAAGGCGGTGCTCCGGCGGGTCTCCGGTCCTTTCTCCCAGAACTCCTGGGAAAAAAAGTTGCAGGCTTTTCCATG ATATGTCTCTTCTTGATTCTGAAGTTCCTTCGCCTAAGTCTTTGAAACTAGAAGTCCACGGAGGTTCTCAGCTCTTAGCTTTGGGTGAACTTGAGTTTAAAAAGGCGTTTTTGTTGCTTTCCTATATTCCAGG GCAATCTTTGGGCCAAGTTACAACTGCTGAGAAGATCAGACAATGGAATAATTTGCCTATGGTTGAATACGAAGCTGCAGTCTGGAACCATTTGGGTCGGTTTCATTGTTCCCCAAAAGACCGAAGAGTT CCGCTTGAATGGGATAACGGGAATACTCGTTATTACCAGTGTCTTGTTACTCCCGACGGTAGCTACAGATTCAAG GGCCCTCTTGTGGAGAAATCTGGAACACACCTGCACAATGTTTTGGGTGATGAAAATGTTTTAACTGTCAAATTCGCGGACGTGCCAGGCCAGGAAACCTATTGTAATGACATCTACTCTGCATATATAGAAATTGCCAAGAATGGTATCAGGGTTGGTTTACGCCGTTATCAGTTTTTTG TTTTCAAAGATGGaggaaaagaagagaagaagaaagattttTCTACCAAGGGAGTGAAGTGTTACTTTATACGCACAGGCTCTACAGCTTCCTATGATATGAGGAACCCCTATATCTTCTCTGGGAAGTCAATTCATGAAGCCCGTATGCATTTTATGCACGTCCATACATTGCCGACTTTGGCCAAATATATGGCAAG GTTTTCCTTAATTCTGTCAAAGACTAGGAAGCTTGAAGTTGACATGAGTGGGATTACATTACAGCAAATTGATGACATACACTGCCAT GATCAAGATAGGAATGATGTTCTTGATAAGAATGGAAAACCTTGTATACATTCAGATGGAACTGGCTACATCTCTGAGGACCTCGCTCGGATGTGTCCAACAGATCTTTTTAAAGGAAAACGCATCAGAAGTGTTAATAATAAGCAG GCAAGCAATGTTAAAGAACCG CCTCTGCTGATCCAGTTTCGGATGTTTCACTCTGGCTATGCTGTTAAGGGGACTTTTCTCTTGAACAAAAAA CTTCCTCCTCggacagtccaggttcgtccTTCTATGGTCAAGGTGTCCAAAGATCCAGCCTTGTCTGAGTTCAGCACCACCTTTAACTCCCTGGAGGTTGTCACCACAAG TAATCCACCAAGAAGAACGAAGCTATCGAGGAACTTGGTCGCGCTTCTGAGCTATGGAGGAGTTCCTAATGACTTCTTTTTGGATATATTGCACAACACGTTGGAAGAGTCGAAAACAGTATTTGAAAACGTACATGCTGCGATGAAAG CTGCTTATAATTATGGGGAAATGGACGAGTTTAATGCATTAAGAATGATCATGCTGGGTATGCCACTTGATGAACCACACCTGAAGGATCAACTGTCTATTCTTCTAAAGACACAGAGGAATGATCTCAAAGCAGGAAAGCTTCATGTTACCGAGTCATACTATCTCATGGGCACAGTTGATCCCACCGGAAAGCTCAAGCAAAACGAAGTCTGCGTCATCCT CGAGTCTGGACAAATATCTGGGGATGTGCTAGTTTACAGGAACCCTGGACTACATTTTGGAGACATACATGTACTTAAGGCTACATATGTTAAGGCCTTGGAAGAGTATGTAGGAAACTCCAAGTATGGTGTGTTCTTCCCTCAGATAGGTCCAAGATCTTTGGGTGATGAGATTGCAGGTGGTGACTTTGATGGTGATATGTATTTCGTTTCCAGAAACCCCAAG CTACTCGAACACTTCAAGCCAAGTGAACCATGGGTTAGCTCTTCTCCTCCTAGTAGAATTTATGCTGGTACAGCGCCAAGTGAACTTACACCAGAAATGCTGGAAGAGAAGCTTTTCAGAATATTTTTGGAGGCAAGATTTAATTCCAG CAACGTTGTAGGGGCAGCTGCTGATAGTTGGCTAACAATAATGGACCGTTACCTCACGTTAGGAGATGAGAGAGCTAAGGAAAAAGCTGGGAGGAAGAGACAAATTCTCAAGGCTATTGATGTATACTATGATGCTCTTGATGCACCGAAAAACGGGGCTAAGGTCTATCTCCCATTAGACTTAAGGTTCGAGAGTTTTCCACATTACATGGAGTATAAGCATAAGAAAAGTTTCAACTCCACTTCTATTCTTGGATTAATCTATGACACCGTCGTATCTCAGAATGAAGAGGAACCCCCTCCATGTG AAATCAAGAAACTACCGTGTTTTGAAGATGAGCTGGTCCCTGAGTCTCACATGGAGAAATGGGGAGGCTGGTACGAGAACTATAAAGATGAAATGGAACAAGCGATGAAAACAGATGAGAATAATAAAAAGGAATTAGCCAGTGAAGTCATCAAGAAGTACAAGCAG GAGTTCTATGGTGGTGCAGAGTTTAAAGACATAAAGAGAAACCTGGACGCATTCTACCCACAAGCCTTGGCACTTTACAACATCGTTTACGATTATGCCATCTTAAAGAACAACGTACGTTATTGCGGGTTTGTCTGGAGGGTTGCAGGACGGGTCCTCTGCGATTTTTACCTTGAGAAGAAGGTGGATGGGGAGGGGGAGGAGTCATTCTCTGCTGCAGGTTCTGTGGTCAAAAAGCTCTATGGTTGA